The following are from one region of the Marinomonas sp. CT5 genome:
- a CDS encoding platelet-activating factor acetylhydrolase IB subunit, with translation MMEKQISQSKPLSVTPSPQDSIWWLPRHKQKLAEKKAMESVDLVFLGDSITQAWEKEGADVWRTFYQSRNALNLGFNGDKTENVLWRLAHGEIDNIQPKLLVLLIGTNNAGHRMDKAEDTALGIQTILSVLAEKLPKTKVLLLAIFPRSAMPTQKLRVLNEEVNKIIAHFADDKNVFFHNINAVFLDDEGRITSDVMNDFLHPNASQYQLFAEAIEPYIIELMAD, from the coding sequence ATGATGGAAAAGCAAATTAGCCAGTCAAAACCTTTATCGGTTACGCCATCGCCACAAGACTCCATTTGGTGGTTGCCTCGTCATAAGCAAAAGCTCGCCGAGAAAAAGGCGATGGAAAGCGTGGATTTAGTCTTTCTGGGCGACTCCATTACCCAAGCATGGGAGAAGGAAGGGGCGGACGTTTGGCGGACTTTTTATCAATCAAGGAATGCGCTGAATTTGGGTTTTAATGGTGATAAAACCGAGAATGTTTTATGGCGATTGGCTCATGGGGAAATTGATAATATTCAGCCTAAATTGTTGGTTTTATTGATTGGCACAAACAATGCGGGACACCGCATGGATAAAGCCGAAGACACGGCTCTTGGCATTCAAACGATTCTGTCAGTACTAGCGGAGAAATTGCCGAAAACTAAAGTTTTGCTCTTGGCTATTTTTCCTCGTAGTGCAATGCCCACGCAAAAACTTCGCGTGTTGAACGAAGAAGTGAATAAAATCATTGCTCATTTTGCCGACGATAAAAACGTCTTTTTTCACAATATTAATGCTGTGTTTTTAGATGATGAAGGGCGAATTACCAGTGATGTGATGAATGATTTTTTGCACCCGAATGCAAGCCAATATCAGCTATTTGCCGAGGCCATAGAGCCTTATATTATTGAGTTAATGGCTGATTAA
- a CDS encoding DUF4160 domain-containing protein has translation MPEIDALLGLSFCLYFFDNQQHKLPHLHVKYGGYELIIAIETGECLEGYLPNKQRKRAETHISMYREQFMQMWNKAVKGQNSGKLEDVC, from the coding sequence ATGCCTGAAATCGATGCGTTATTAGGATTGTCGTTTTGCTTATATTTTTTTGATAATCAACAGCACAAGCTACCGCATTTACACGTGAAATATGGTGGTTACGAATTGATTATTGCTATAGAAACCGGTGAATGTTTAGAAGGGTATTTACCTAATAAGCAGCGTAAACGTGCTGAAACTCATATCAGTATGTATAGAGAGCAGTTTATGCAGATGTGGAATAAAGCTGTGAAGGGTCAGAATTCGGGGAAATTGGAGGATGTATGTTAA
- a CDS encoding helix-turn-helix domain-containing protein, which translates to MARTLDKLISDQKPEIVKNARKKADDMVLGIHLAQLRERMQITQEDMANTLGVKQPTIAGMERKGRDVKLSTLKRYVEGAGGKLTLDVELPDGHYGFNL; encoded by the coding sequence ATGGCTAGAACACTTGATAAATTAATTTCAGATCAGAAGCCTGAAATAGTAAAAAATGCCCGTAAAAAAGCGGATGACATGGTACTTGGTATTCATCTCGCCCAGTTGCGTGAACGCATGCAAATCACTCAAGAGGATATGGCAAACACGCTAGGCGTGAAGCAGCCAACGATTGCAGGTATGGAGCGCAAAGGACGAGATGTAAAGCTATCTACCTTAAAACGTTATGTAGAAGGTGCTGGTGGCAAACTAACGTTGGATGTTGAGTTGCCAGATGGCCATTATGGGTTTAATTTATAA
- a CDS encoding anthranilate synthase component I family protein produces the protein MSSYNKKPQRITLPRKPKYVTISSDCDFFDLFKKVEKRFDNCFMLESLGEESYISRHSIIGFDPEKLIWAEGKQLFIQERDGSTESFESDNPYYLLRDIVPQNILSRGYAGGLTGYIGYDSMNYFEPTLDLQSSDMFDAFRFGLYKDGLILDKMTGEVFYFYYDDDSTGNRVELVNSMMAEPTPENGPFVVTPAGESMSKTDHADAVAKVKQDIIEGKVFQCEVGFKKWFDMEGDTINLYEQLREVNPSPQMYYVKFVEQKVIGASPESLFRVRQGEMETFPLAGTAKRGKDAAEDTAFARALLNDPKEIAEHNMIVDLHRNDIGRVARFGTVKVRSLMDIKRFSHVQHISSEIVGIMAEDHDMFSALASNFPAGTLTGAPKIEAMKIIDDLENDGRGPYGGAVGQFSFNGDCMFAIPIRTVFAKGNKAYVQTCGGNVYDSNAEDEYEEIQRKFAGTKRVLDSFAPKANQE, from the coding sequence ATGAGTTCATATAATAAAAAGCCGCAGCGCATCACGCTACCGCGTAAACCTAAGTATGTCACTATCAGTTCCGATTGCGATTTTTTTGATTTGTTTAAAAAGGTCGAGAAGCGTTTTGACAACTGTTTTATGTTGGAATCCCTTGGTGAAGAAAGTTACATATCCCGCCATTCGATTATTGGTTTTGACCCTGAAAAATTAATCTGGGCCGAAGGTAAGCAGTTGTTTATTCAAGAACGTGATGGCAGCACGGAGTCTTTCGAATCCGATAATCCGTATTATTTGCTGCGCGATATCGTGCCGCAGAATATTTTGTCGCGCGGTTATGCTGGTGGTTTAACGGGTTATATCGGTTATGACAGCATGAACTATTTTGAGCCGACGTTGGATCTACAATCTAGCGATATGTTTGATGCGTTCCGTTTTGGTTTGTACAAAGATGGTCTGATTCTAGACAAGATGACAGGCGAAGTTTTCTACTTCTACTATGATGACGATTCTACTGGGAATCGTGTTGAATTAGTGAATAGCATGATGGCTGAGCCGACGCCTGAAAATGGCCCTTTTGTGGTGACACCTGCGGGCGAGTCCATGAGCAAAACCGATCACGCGGATGCCGTTGCCAAGGTGAAGCAAGACATCATCGAAGGGAAGGTCTTCCAGTGCGAAGTGGGCTTTAAAAAGTGGTTTGATATGGAAGGCGACACCATTAATTTGTATGAGCAATTGCGCGAAGTGAACCCATCGCCGCAAATGTATTACGTTAAATTTGTTGAGCAAAAAGTCATTGGCGCGAGTCCTGAATCCTTGTTCCGCGTGCGCCAAGGGGAAATGGAAACCTTCCCGTTAGCGGGTACAGCGAAGCGTGGCAAAGACGCTGCTGAAGATACGGCCTTTGCCCGTGCTTTGTTGAACGATCCAAAAGAAATCGCCGAGCACAATATGATTGTCGATCTGCATCGTAACGATATTGGCCGCGTGGCGCGCTTTGGTACAGTGAAAGTGCGTAGTTTGATGGACATTAAACGCTTCAGCCACGTTCAGCACATTTCTAGTGAGATTGTTGGCATTATGGCGGAAGATCACGACATGTTCTCAGCGTTAGCTAGCAACTTCCCTGCAGGAACTTTGACGGGTGCACCGAAGATCGAAGCGATGAAGATCATCGACGATTTAGAAAACGATGGTCGTGGTCCTTACGGCGGTGCGGTTGGACAGTTCTCTTTCAATGGCGATTGTATGTTTGCTATTCCGATTCGTACTGTGTTTGCCAAGGGCAACAAAGCCTATGTGCAAACCTGTGGCGGCAATGTGTATGACTCCAATGCCGAAGACGAATACGAAGAAATCCAACGTAAATTTGCTGGCACCAAACGCGTGTTAGACAGCTTCGCACCAAAAGCGAATCAGGAGTAA
- a CDS encoding ElyC/SanA/YdcF family protein, whose product MTEFTRYNSMGIALFYLKKTIGMMLMPIPLTLLAMCLALLLMKKCPKFAKLLLFCAILLLGLTSWNPVANSLIATVEHDYPVFDIQQPVDVVIILGSGHKDLSHIPSVMALGGSALFRLEEGLRILKANPSAQLFVSGYAAGMTEPHAKVMKQAAIELGVQPDRIKAFPLTRDTEEEAKSMKPYLEGKRAALVTEASHLKRASIFFEKAGIKIIPAPAMYLSSEKSDWQIDAAGNNKSQRAFYEWLGRTWQWIKG is encoded by the coding sequence ATGACAGAATTCACGAGATATAACTCAATGGGCATTGCGCTTTTTTACCTCAAGAAAACCATCGGCATGATGCTTATGCCCATTCCTCTCACTTTGCTGGCCATGTGTCTAGCATTGTTATTGATGAAAAAATGCCCAAAGTTCGCCAAGCTTCTTCTGTTCTGCGCCATACTTTTATTAGGCTTGACCAGCTGGAACCCAGTGGCAAATTCACTCATCGCCACAGTGGAACACGACTACCCTGTTTTCGATATTCAACAACCCGTGGATGTGGTGATCATTCTTGGCAGTGGGCACAAAGATCTCAGCCATATTCCTTCCGTCATGGCTCTTGGCGGTAGTGCTTTATTTCGACTCGAAGAAGGATTACGTATTTTGAAAGCCAACCCCAGCGCACAATTATTCGTTTCGGGTTATGCTGCAGGCATGACGGAGCCCCATGCAAAAGTCATGAAACAGGCCGCCATTGAGTTAGGAGTCCAGCCAGACAGAATCAAAGCCTTCCCCCTCACCAGAGACACGGAGGAGGAAGCTAAAAGCATGAAACCTTACCTAGAAGGAAAACGCGCCGCCTTGGTTACTGAAGCCTCACATCTAAAACGTGCGTCTATTTTCTTCGAAAAAGCCGGCATCAAGATTATTCCGGCTCCAGCCATGTACCTTAGTTCGGAAAAGAGCGACTGGCAAATCGACGCCGCCGGCAATAACAAAAGCCAACGCGCCTTTTACGAATGGCTTGGACGTACTTGGCAGTGGATTAAAGGCTAA
- a CDS encoding tetratricopeptide repeat protein: MLISLIRFVFISFLFSTTAAFSADDALSSKEPSASNMAPPISNSQLPEWFYRELISIQDKVNVLDETGALKGQIQELKERIGKVEVRLEESQLRVDGKLNEQSGRIGDLKDSYDSSLSQVSWTTTWFGIVAGGLGIVIAIVAYAFSWNARLAAIATAKLEAENAFDGWVQRKENELTEKFDIKLNEQSKQLKEQKEYHEKELEKMRDDMEEQAADNDINEAYSLANNKRIDDALRRINGVIRGSQKSNSLKHQRMNAKALFFKGLIFDAGSLPDREIKTYEDLVTLYEESNDFDTQMYVARAYKNKAITLYQLNRSEEEIAVYDALLERFKDSDELALQEQVAKALVNKGATLGQLNRSEEAITVYDALLGRFKDSDELALQEQVAKALVNKGATLGQLNRSEEAITVYDALLGRFKDSDELALQEQVAKALVNKAIRLGQLNRSEEAIAVYDALLERFKDSDELALQEQVAKALVNKGATLGQLNRSEEAITVYDALLGRFKDSDELALQEQVAIALVNKGDRLGQLNRLEEEIVVYDALLERFKDSDELALQEPIATALVNKGIALGQLNRSEEEIVVYDALLERFKDSDELALQESIAKALFYKAVALGKLNRSEEAITVYDALQERFKDNEEAVIQRQVVTALCNKAELVIAGNSKEEAKKAIYDAITFMKDGYKEQRAVMEMLSFIIEDSTTDEVLGHIYAISDEEIDQSFDPIRSVIESLESPRKEQVEAFARYFEDHHNKVKLKEELDQISKL; this comes from the coding sequence GTGCTCATCTCTCTCATTCGTTTTGTCTTTATCAGCTTTCTATTTTCCACCACAGCTGCATTCTCGGCAGATGATGCGCTTAGCTCCAAAGAGCCAAGTGCTTCAAACATGGCACCGCCCATATCGAACTCCCAACTTCCTGAGTGGTTTTACCGGGAACTAATATCTATTCAAGATAAAGTCAACGTGCTCGATGAAACTGGTGCATTGAAAGGACAAATCCAAGAACTGAAAGAACGGATTGGAAAAGTAGAGGTGCGCCTTGAAGAATCTCAATTGCGAGTTGATGGAAAGCTAAATGAGCAGAGTGGGCGTATTGGTGATTTAAAAGACTCCTATGATAGTTCTTTATCTCAAGTGTCATGGACAACAACTTGGTTTGGAATCGTTGCTGGGGGATTGGGTATTGTGATCGCTATTGTTGCATATGCTTTTAGCTGGAATGCAAGATTAGCAGCTATAGCAACTGCTAAGTTAGAAGCTGAGAATGCATTTGATGGATGGGTACAGAGAAAAGAAAATGAGTTAACAGAAAAGTTTGATATCAAACTGAATGAGCAGAGTAAGCAGTTGAAAGAGCAGAAGGAGTATCATGAAAAAGAGTTAGAAAAAATGCGTGATGACATGGAAGAACAAGCTGCTGATAACGATATAAATGAAGCTTACTCTCTAGCAAATAATAAACGTATTGATGATGCTCTTCGTCGAATTAATGGCGTCATACGCGGTTCCCAAAAGAGTAATTCGCTAAAACATCAAAGAATGAATGCTAAGGCTTTGTTCTTCAAAGGACTGATTTTTGATGCAGGTAGTCTACCAGACAGAGAAATTAAAACCTATGAGGATTTAGTAACTTTGTATGAAGAATCGAATGATTTCGATACTCAAATGTATGTTGCTAGAGCTTATAAAAACAAAGCCATTACTTTATACCAATTGAATCGTTCAGAAGAAGAGATTGCGGTGTATGACGCCTTGTTAGAGCGATTCAAAGACAGCGACGAATTGGCGCTACAGGAACAGGTAGCGAAAGCACTGGTAAACAAAGGCGCTACGTTAGGTCAATTGAATCGTTCAGAAGAAGCGATTACGGTGTATGACGCGTTGCTGGGACGATTCAAAGACAGCGACGAATTGGCGCTACAGGAACAGGTAGCGAAAGCACTGGTAAACAAAGGCGCTACGTTAGGTCAATTGAATCGTTCAGAAGAAGCGATTACGGTGTATGACGCGTTGCTGGGACGATTCAAAGACAGCGACGAATTGGCGCTACAGGAACAGGTAGCGAAAGCACTGGTAAATAAAGCTATTAGATTAGGCCAATTGAATCGTTCAGAAGAAGCGATTGCGGTGTATGACGCCTTGTTAGAGCGATTCAAAGACAGCGACGAATTGGCGCTACAGGAACAGGTAGCGAAAGCACTGGTAAACAAAGGCGCTACGTTAGGTCAATTGAATCGTTCAGAAGAAGCGATTACGGTGTATGACGCGTTGCTGGGACGATTCAAAGACAGCGACGAACTGGCACTACAGGAGCAGGTAGCGATAGCATTGGTAAACAAAGGGGATAGGTTAGGCCAATTGAATCGTTTAGAAGAAGAGATTGTGGTGTATGACGCCTTGCTGGAACGATTCAAAGACAGCGACGAGCTGGCGCTACAGGAACCGATAGCGACAGCACTGGTAAACAAAGGGATTGCGTTAGGCCAATTGAATCGTTCAGAAGAAGAGATTGTGGTGTATGACGCCTTGCTAGAGCGATTCAAAGACAGTGACGAACTGGCGCTACAGGAATCGATAGCGAAAGCACTGTTTTATAAAGCAGTTGCGTTAGGTAAATTGAATCGTTCAGAAGAAGCGATTACGGTGTATGACGCGTTGCAGGAACGATTCAAAGATAATGAAGAAGCCGTTATACAAAGACAAGTAGTGACTGCTTTATGTAATAAAGCAGAGTTGGTAATTGCAGGAAATAGCAAAGAGGAAGCGAAAAAGGCGATATATGATGCGATTACCTTTATGAAAGATGGTTATAAAGAGCAAAGAGCTGTAATGGAAATGCTGAGCTTTATTATCGAGGATTCGACGACAGATGAGGTGCTAGGACATATTTATGCTATTTCAGATGAAGAGATTGATCAGAGCTTCGACCCTATTCGCTCAGTCATTGAAAGCCTAGAATCACCTCGGAAAGAACAAGTCGAAGCCTTTGCTCGCTATTTCGAAGACCATCACAACAAGGTTAAGTTAAAAGAAGAGTTAGATCAGATCTCTAAACTCTAG
- a CDS encoding GNAT family N-acetyltransferase yields the protein MFSIHPARFPQDNAGVLAIFREYIASAPVSLDYQQNEQEFADLESKYSLPNGVVLLIWNENEVVGCGAFRRVDEKVCEMKRVYIRPSERGHQLGEKLVNNLMEIAKESGYQRMCLDVLADFETARRLYVRLGFEPCDPVSYNPIPGTHFLGRNL from the coding sequence ATGTTCTCCATTCACCCAGCTAGATTTCCACAAGATAATGCAGGTGTATTAGCCATTTTTCGTGAGTACATTGCGTCGGCTCCTGTGAGCTTGGATTATCAACAGAATGAACAAGAGTTTGCGGATTTAGAAAGTAAATATTCACTTCCTAATGGTGTTGTTTTACTTATTTGGAATGAAAATGAAGTGGTCGGCTGCGGGGCTTTTCGTCGAGTGGATGAGAAGGTGTGTGAAATGAAGCGTGTTTATATTCGCCCCAGCGAACGAGGTCATCAACTGGGCGAGAAATTGGTGAATAACTTAATGGAGATAGCGAAGGAAAGTGGCTATCAGCGCATGTGTCTTGATGTCTTAGCTGACTTTGAAACCGCAAGACGTTTATATGTTCGTTTGGGGTTTGAGCCTTGTGATCCAGTGAGTTACAACCCGATTCCCGGAACACACTTTTTAGGACGTAATTTATGA
- a CDS encoding type II toxin-antitoxin system RelE/ParE family toxin, with amino-acid sequence MKVSWSPLSMEKLGHAADFIALDNPNAAEKWVNDLFDKTDLLSHQPEMGRLVPELQKANLRELIFGNYRIIYMISTEIRILTVRNCRQILTENDL; translated from the coding sequence ATGAAAGTAAGTTGGTCACCTCTCTCTATGGAAAAGCTTGGGCATGCTGCCGATTTTATCGCTCTAGATAATCCTAATGCCGCTGAGAAATGGGTAAACGATTTATTCGATAAAACAGACCTACTCAGCCACCAACCTGAAATGGGACGACTTGTCCCAGAGCTACAAAAAGCAAATCTCCGTGAACTCATTTTTGGTAACTATCGAATCATCTACATGATCAGCACCGAAATCCGAATATTAACGGTGCGTAACTGCCGACAGATACTCACCGAAAATGATTTATAG
- a CDS encoding type II toxin-antitoxin system Phd/YefM family antitoxin gives MSRINLDQDIQPLSEFRSGVTSFIKQINETRRPLLITQHGKGVAVMLDVAEYEAMQEKIELLEEIRTAESQFAEGLGISNQEARKQILGRLKK, from the coding sequence ATGAGCCGCATAAATTTAGATCAAGACATACAACCATTATCAGAATTTCGTTCTGGTGTGACTTCATTTATTAAACAAATTAACGAAACTCGTCGCCCTTTGCTCATCACACAACATGGCAAAGGTGTCGCTGTCATGCTCGATGTGGCTGAATACGAAGCCATGCAAGAAAAAATAGAATTACTCGAAGAAATACGCACCGCTGAATCACAATTTGCCGAAGGATTAGGCATTTCGAATCAGGAAGCAAGAAAGCAAATCTTAGGACGCTTGAAAAAATGA
- a CDS encoding DUF2442 domain-containing protein has protein sequence MLKIIDVDWVKDHTLALTFSDGFEGEADLSDYFSKPPFANVKDFKRFALTADGALNWNGNELTASTLRSIVKGAYQAAAMRFDVEQMEEVIKQASWDSMTEGRPDILQAAIRSYVELFGHGVVIARAGIKSRTSAYRSLKPETKPNFATLVQLAHAVIEIAKEQVGESLPDSTIVSH, from the coding sequence ATGTTAAAAATTATTGATGTTGATTGGGTTAAAGATCACACCTTAGCATTAACCTTTAGTGACGGATTTGAAGGTGAGGCAGACTTATCAGATTACTTTTCAAAACCACCATTTGCTAACGTGAAAGACTTTAAACGCTTTGCTTTAACTGCAGATGGAGCCTTGAATTGGAATGGTAATGAACTGACTGCGAGCACATTACGAAGCATCGTAAAAGGCGCTTATCAGGCTGCTGCTATGCGGTTTGATGTAGAGCAAATGGAAGAGGTGATTAAACAGGCGTCATGGGACTCCATGACAGAAGGTCGCCCAGATATTTTGCAAGCTGCTATTCGTTCCTATGTTGAGTTATTTGGGCATGGCGTTGTGATCGCAAGAGCGGGTATTAAAAGTCGCACCAGTGCTTATCGCTCTCTTAAACCTGAAACTAAGCCCAACTTTGCCACCTTGGTACAACTTGCTCATGCCGTGATTGAAATTGCCAAAGAGCAAGTCGGGGAATCGTTGCCAGACTCGACCATTGTTTCCCATTAA
- a CDS encoding GGDEF domain-containing protein codes for MRTSPMLHQPSSDYNPPSSLSTTQVIFRITLIIMVWEFIIMLALGSLTIDVGIYWLATLDIFILSTLSAPCIYLWVIRPFTQARDQAIMQIHYLAHTDPLTQLANRRGLTICLEKLVALTNNHDISGAVLLIDLDGFKVINDIEGHAAGDAVLVKIAQRLHNHIRPEDSVGRLGGDEFMVLLTNLNSDEEISQDFAMQVANQLCDKIKEPIAFENRLLNVGASIGIRILGFEELDTDKAIKDADTAMYFAKQAGKSCAVVYTQHH; via the coding sequence ATGCGAACCTCACCAATGCTCCATCAGCCGTCTTCAGATTACAATCCACCATCCTCCCTTAGCACTACACAGGTTATCTTTCGCATTACTCTAATCATCATGGTGTGGGAATTTATCATCATGTTGGCATTAGGCTCTTTAACCATAGACGTTGGTATCTATTGGCTGGCCACATTGGATATTTTTATTTTATCTACGCTCTCTGCTCCTTGCATTTATTTGTGGGTAATTCGGCCTTTTACTCAGGCGCGAGATCAAGCCATTATGCAAATTCACTACTTGGCGCATACCGACCCTCTTACACAACTAGCCAATCGCCGTGGTCTAACAATTTGTTTAGAGAAGCTAGTCGCGTTGACAAATAATCATGACATATCTGGTGCAGTGCTTCTGATTGATCTAGATGGTTTTAAAGTTATTAACGACATTGAAGGTCATGCTGCTGGTGATGCCGTACTCGTCAAAATTGCGCAGCGTTTACATAACCATATTCGCCCTGAGGACAGTGTTGGACGTTTAGGAGGTGATGAATTTATGGTTCTATTAACCAACCTAAATAGCGATGAAGAAATCTCGCAAGACTTCGCTATGCAGGTAGCCAACCAACTTTGCGACAAAATTAAAGAACCCATTGCATTTGAAAATAGGTTGCTTAATGTTGGAGCAAGTATTGGTATTCGCATTTTGGGGTTTGAAGAGTTAGATACTGATAAAGCTATTAAAGACGCCGACACAGCCATGTACTTTGCCAAGCAAGCAGGTAAAAGCTGCGCGGTTGTCTACACCCAGCATCACTAA
- a CDS encoding aminodeoxychorismate/anthranilate synthase component II — protein MKVYIIDNYDSFTYNLYQFIGEVLETEKSRGEIDAFDVIVKRNDEVTLDDIRAAAPDRIIISPGPGSPDDKAYFGVCADVILEFGKTIPLMGVCLGMQGICHVFGGKVVKAPLPMHGKTSPITHNGEGIFHDIPDQLEVMRYHSLIAEAESFPDVLEVTASVGELKEADFKDIATIHKGGEFELMGVRHKEYPIQGIQFHPESFATEGGKDLIKNFLFQV, from the coding sequence ATGAAAGTTTATATTATCGACAATTACGACTCCTTCACTTACAACCTGTATCAGTTTATTGGTGAAGTGTTAGAAACTGAGAAAAGCCGTGGCGAGATCGACGCCTTTGACGTAATCGTAAAACGTAACGACGAAGTAACATTAGACGACATTCGTGCCGCTGCGCCAGATCGCATCATCATTTCTCCAGGACCTGGCTCCCCAGACGACAAGGCGTACTTCGGTGTGTGTGCCGACGTCATTCTAGAGTTCGGTAAAACCATTCCATTAATGGGCGTGTGCTTGGGAATGCAGGGGATTTGTCATGTATTTGGCGGCAAAGTCGTGAAAGCGCCCTTGCCAATGCATGGTAAAACCAGCCCGATTACTCACAACGGCGAAGGTATTTTTCATGACATTCCAGACCAACTGGAAGTCATGCGTTATCACTCACTTATCGCCGAGGCAGAAAGCTTCCCTGATGTGTTGGAAGTTACCGCTTCTGTTGGTGAGTTAAAAGAAGCGGACTTCAAAGACATTGCCACGATTCACAAAGGAGGCGAGTTCGAGCTGATGGGCGTTCGACATAAAGAATATCCAATCCAAGGCATCCAGTTTCACCCAGAATCCTTCGCTACCGAAGGCGGAAAAGACCTGATCAAAAACTTCTTGTTTCAAGTTTGA
- a CDS encoding Trp family transcriptional regulator, with translation MKDLIQFLTEVDDESVLEKRLKVLLTPNEISEMVSRLKIIALLDEGVPQRDIAKQLGVGIATVTRGSRALKELKEI, from the coding sequence ATGAAGGACTTGATCCAGTTTTTAACTGAAGTAGACGATGAATCTGTGTTAGAGAAGCGTTTAAAAGTGCTGCTGACACCGAATGAAATTAGTGAAATGGTAAGTCGTTTGAAGATTATTGCCTTGTTAGACGAAGGCGTGCCGCAGCGAGATATTGCCAAACAATTGGGTGTGGGTATTGCCACTGTGACCCGTGGTTCCCGTGCATTGAAGGAATTAAAAGAGATATGA
- a CDS encoding DUF2202 domain-containing protein: MKSVKLWLSGVLVSWVMVFFPSIASAESYGAAGAQNEADDVLTLESMLNYALEDEYLARGEYQEVIRTFGGQKPFTNIIKAEERHISWLEPLFERYGFVLPVDRGVESAVMPASYAETFAVGVAAEIANIEMYERFLKQDLPSDVRDVFIRLHDASENHLAAFQKWQNKF; this comes from the coding sequence ATGAAGAGCGTTAAATTATGGTTGAGTGGTGTACTTGTCTCTTGGGTGATGGTTTTTTTTCCGTCTATTGCTTCAGCTGAAAGCTATGGTGCTGCTGGCGCGCAGAATGAAGCTGATGACGTGTTGACGTTGGAGTCCATGCTGAATTATGCCTTGGAAGATGAATATTTAGCGCGAGGAGAATACCAAGAGGTGATTCGTACTTTTGGTGGACAGAAACCTTTTACTAATATTATTAAGGCCGAAGAAAGACATATTTCTTGGTTAGAGCCTTTGTTTGAACGGTATGGTTTCGTCTTGCCAGTGGATCGTGGCGTGGAAAGCGCGGTGATGCCTGCGAGCTATGCCGAGACATTTGCCGTTGGTGTTGCAGCTGAAATCGCGAATATCGAGATGTATGAACGCTTTTTAAAACAAGATTTACCAAGTGATGTGAGAGACGTGTTTATTCGCTTACATGATGCTTCAGAGAATCACTTGGCGGCTTTCCAAAAGTGGCAAAATAAGTTTTAG
- a CDS encoding cupin domain-containing protein, whose translation MTFIKAKDFTADRAWGALDIANMNGVTTRLHWTDQPYKWHINDGEEVFVVLDGEVNMHYRVDGKEHIQRMTIGDIFYAAIGTEHVAHPIGEARILVIEKEGSI comes from the coding sequence ATGACATTCATCAAAGCCAAAGACTTCACTGCCGATCGCGCTTGGGGCGCGTTGGACATTGCCAATATGAATGGCGTGACGACGCGTTTGCACTGGACAGATCAGCCGTATAAATGGCATATCAATGATGGTGAAGAAGTGTTTGTAGTGTTAGACGGCGAGGTAAATATGCATTATCGAGTCGATGGCAAAGAGCATATTCAGCGGATGACGATAGGTGATATTTTTTATGCTGCAATTGGCACAGAACATGTGGCGCACCCAATTGGTGAAGCGCGTATTTTGGTGATCGAAAAAGAAGGCTCTATTTAA